The DNA sequence CACGCCTTACGGTACTGTGGAAAAACGCATTATGGCACTGGCAGCTGAGATCCGGCTGCTGGTATGTGATGTCGATGGCGTCTTATCCGATGGCCGGATCTATATGGGCAATGACGGTGAAGAGCTGAAAACCTTTCATACGCATGACGGGTTTGGCATCAAGGCTCTGCTGAACGCCGGTATTGATGTGGCCGTTATCACCGGACGCAGTTCAAACATAGTGCAGCGCCGGATGCAGGCACTGGGGGTGCAGCATATTTATCAGGGCCAGGGCGACAAACTGCCCGCGTTTGAAGCGTTACTGGATAAGCTGGAACTCTCCGCTTCTCAGGCTGCCTATATCGGTGACGATGTCATCGATTTACCGGTCATGCATAATGCCGCATTAGGTATTGCCGTGGTAAACGCTCATCCGCTGGTACTGCAAAAAGCAGACCTGGTGACCCGGACCAGTGGTGGCTATGGTGCCGTCAGAGAAGTCTGTGATTTGATTTTACAGGCTCACGGCCAGCTCGATTCCGCACAGGGAACCTCGGTATGATCAACCGGCAAACGTTACTGATATTATTGCTGTTTCTAGTGTCACTGCTGGCATGGCAATGGTCATCACAGCATGATAATCAGAATACATTGCTGCAGAAAAAAGATCTGTCATTACCGAGTTTTACCGCGTCCAAGCTGCATAACCAGCGTTACAGTGCCGATGGTAAATTAACGGATATTTTTACCGCCGATCAGGCGCTTTATTATCAGCACAATAAAGTGACCGATGCGGTGCATCCGGTATTGCAGACATTCGAACCGAATGGCCAGAAAGCCTGGAATGTCTCGGCGAACTCCGGACAAATGATCAGTAATGATCGATTGATTCTGCGTGATAGCGTGTTAATTAAAAATCACAATCCGGCACTCAACATTGACCGGATGCAAACCAGTTATCTGGAAATGGATATGAACAGCCGCCAGATCAGTAGCGATAAACCCGTCACTATTGACAGTCCGGACTATCATGTCCAAGGTGTCGGCTTACATGCTGATTTGAATACCAAACGTTACCAAATTTTGGATAAAGGCCATGCAACTTACTTTAAGCCACGCTAGTTTCGGACTGCTTTTGCTGCTTTCAGTCAGCGCGCAGGCCAAACAATCAGATTATCAGCAACCGGTCGTCGTTGACTCCGTCAGCCAAGAGGCTGAACTGAATGAAAATAAAGTAACTTTTCTGCAGGATGTGACGATCACTCAGGGTTCCATCATTATTCACGCCGATAAAGTAGTGGTATTACGGCATGAGAAAGGGAATGATGAGATGATCGCAACCGGTCGGCCGGCCACCTTTTTCCAGATCCTGGACAACGGTAAACCGGTTAACGCCAGTGCCAGCGAATTACGTTATCAGTTAAAAGATCGCCTGGTCACCCTGACAGGGAAAGCCGAGCTGAAGCAGGATGATAATCAGGTGAACGGTGATGTGATCCGTTATGACATCCAGAAACAGCAGATGATAGCGCAGAGCAGCGGTAAAGGTTCCCGCGTGAAGACTATTTTTCTTCCACAGGAAATCGAAGAATTCAACAAAGCAGGCAAACCGTAAATCTATGACTCTTTTGCAAGCAAGTGGCCTGAAGAAAAGTTACAAGGGCAGACAGGTCGTACAAAACGTCAGTCTGCAGGTCGCCACTGGTCAGGTAGTGGGTCTGTTAGGCCCGAATGGTGCAGGAAAAACGACCTCCTTTTATATGATCGTCGGACTGGTACCGCAAGACGGCGGAACCGTTATGATCGACCAGTTGGATATCACCGCGATGCCGATGCATCAGCGGGCGCGCCATGGTATTGGCTACCTGCCACAGGAAGCCTCTATTTTCCGGCGTCTGACCGTTGAAGAAAATCTGCTGGGCGTATTACAGCTACGCAGTGAGCTGAGCCGGGCAGAGCAAAAAGAAAAAATGGAAGCGCTGCTGGAGGAATTCCATATCGGACATATCCGTAAAAACACCGGTATGAGTCTCTCCGGTGGTGAGCGCCGCAGAGTGGAAATTGCGCGGGCACTGGCCGTTGAACCGCGCTTTATTCTGCTGGATGAACCATTTGCCGGGGTCGATCCCATTTCCGTGATCGACATTAAGCGGATCATTGAACATTTACGGGATCGCGGACTCGGTGTATTAATTACCGATCATAATGTGCGTGAAACGCTGGATGTCTGCGAAAAAGCCTATATTGTCAGCCACGGTAATCTGATTGCTGAAGGTTCCCCTGCAGAGATTCTGCAAAATGAGCACGTTAAACAAGTTTATCTGGGTGAAGGATTTACCCTGTAAACAATGTGCCTATGGCCATAATCAGCCATAATAAAAATACGGACTGCTTAGTTACAAGCACCGATACGGAAATTAGAAATTAAGGACATATCCCGTAGATGAAGCCGACCTTACAGTTGCGTCTTGGGCAACAACTTGCCATGACCCCACAATTGCAACAAGCGATTCGTCTGCTGCAACTGTCTACTCTGGAACTACAACAGGAGATCCAGCAGGCTATCGATGCTAATCCTTTATTAGAACAAGAGGATGAATCTGACATCGCTACTCCGGAAATTCCGGATGATGACGATTTCACACCTCCGGATAGCAGCGAAGAAATGGCTCAGGCTCAGGAAAACATGCCTGAAGAACTGCCGATGGACACAACCTGGGATGAGGTCTATACCGCCGCCGGTTCAACATCGTCCGGTAGTGGTCTGATGAACAGTGATGAAGAATCCGTTTATCAGGGAGAAACCGCTGAAAGTCTGCAGGATTATCTGTTGTGGCAGATGCGCTTAACACCGTTCAGCGAACAGGATGCCGCCATTGCCCTGACCATCATTGATAGTATTGATGAGTCCGGTTATCTCAGCGCCTCGCTGGAGGAGATCCAGCAAGCAGTCAGTGCTGATGATGAACTGGTCGAAATGGATGAAATTGAAACCGTTCTGAAACGCATTCAGCATTTTGATCCGGTTGGTGTTGCCGCACGCTCGGTACAGGAATGCCTGCTGATCCAGCTGAATCAGTTTACTGCCGATACCCCCTGGCTCAATGAAGCACGTCTGGCGATTAAAGATCACATGGATCTGCTGGGCTCCCGTGATTACCGCAATCTGGCGCGTAAACTGCAGTTGAAAGAAGGTGACCTGAAAGAAATCCTACAACTGATCCAGACGCTGGAGCCGCGCCCGGGCAGCAGAATTATACCCAGCGAATCCTCGTATGTGATCCCGGATGTGGCCGTCCTGAAAAAAAGCAACCGCTGGGTCGTCGAACTGAACCCCGATGCGATGCCAAAAGTCCGGATCAATGAAACCTATGCTTCAATGGCCCGTCACGCCCGTAACAGCAGTGACAGCCAGTTTATTCGTTCTCATCTGCAAGAAGCCAAATGGTTTATCAAGAGCTTAGAAAGCCGTAACGAAACCCTGCTTAAGGTTGCTAACTGCATCGTGCAACAACAACAGGACTTTTTTGAGTACGGCGAAGAAGCGATGAAACCGATGGTTTTGAACGATGTGGCCGAAGAAGTAGAGATGCATGAGTCGACAATTTCGCGAGTTACTACACAAAAATACATGCATACGCCTCGTGGCATCTTTGAACTGAAGTATTTTTTCTCCAGTCATGTTAATACTGATAGCGGCGGAGAGTGTTCTTCGACTGCAATCAGAGCCTTAATAAAAAAACTGGTCGCGGCGGAAAACCCGGCCAAACCTTTGAGCGACAGCAAGATCGCAGACTTGCTGACGGAACAAGGCATAATGGTGGCAAGAAGAACCATCGCAAAATACCGCGAATCGTTGTCTATTCCACCATCAAGCCAACGCAAACGCCTGCTGTAGGCCAACAATAAGGAAGACGTTATGCAAATCAACCTGTCAGGTCACCATATCGAGTTAACTGATGCATTGCGTGATTATGTCACCAGTAAATTTGCCCGTTTAGAACGTCACTTTGAGCACATTAATAACGTTCAAGTGATCTTAACTGTAGAAAAACTGAAACAAATTGCAGAAGCAAAACTGAACGTCAACGGCGGTGAAATTTTCGCTAATGCCCAAGATGATAGTATGTACGCTGCCATTGATGCACTGATGGATAAACTGGATCGCCAGATCATCAAATACAAAGAAAAATTAGCCAGCAAGTAATCATGTTAATTTCTGAAATCTTGTCTGCGGACTGCACCAAAAGTGCAGTCCCTTGCAGCAGCAAAAAGCGCGTGCTGGAAATTATCAGCGAATTAGCCGCCCCCCGACTGGGACTTGATGAACAAAAGATATTTGACAGTCTGCAGGCCCGGGAAAAAATGGGCACTACAGGCATAGGCAGTGCCATTGCCATTCCTCATGGTCGTATTCCTGATGGCTATCCGGTCACAGGTATACTGCTGACACTGGAGCAACCGATACCGTTTGATGCAATTGATAATCAACCGGTGGATCTGCTGTTTGCCATGCTGGTACCGGAAAGTGAATGTAAAACCCACCTGAAAACACTGGCACTGGTGGCCGAAAAATTTAATGATAAGAACTTCTGTCGTCAGTTGCGTCTGGCTGAATCGGATGAAGCTCTGTATCAACAAATGATCAATGGATGATTACCGATGAAACTCATCGTCGTGAGTGGTCGCTCTGGTTCCGGAAAAACCGTTGCATTACGGGTTCTGGAAGATCTGGGTTATTACTGTGTGGACAATCTGCCTGTATCCCTGCTGTTTCAGCTGGTCGCAGAATTACGCGGTAAATATGATCAGATCGCGGTGAGTATTGATGTCAGAAACCTGCCAGCTACAGCGGAAGATCTGGTTTCAATTCTGGATGAAATCAGACAGCATCAGGATCTGCAATTTTCCAGTTTCTTCTTTGATGCCGACAATGCGACTTTGCTGAAACGCTATGGTGAAAGCCGCCGCCTGCATCCGCTATCGCGACAACAATTCACACTGGCCCAGGCGATCCGGCAGGAAACTGACCTGCTCTCCCCGCTCTCCTCCAGTGCCGACTTACGCATTGATACCAGTCATATCAGTATCCATGAACTCAGTGAACAGATCCGGGAACGGGTACTGGGCAAAAAAGAGCATGAGCTGGTGATGGTATTTGAATCTTTCGGCTTCAAACACGGTATCGCAAAAGATGCTGACTTTGTGTTTGATGCCCGCTTTCTGCCTAATCCACACTGGATCGCTGAACTCAAACCGCTGACGGGTCTGGATGAGCCGGTACAACGTTACCTGCAGTCACAACCCGATGTCGTCAAATACATCAATCAGCTGATCAGTCTGCTGGAGACCTGGTTACCGCAACTGGAACGGAATAACCGCAGCTATGTGACTGTGGCTATCGGCTGCACCGGTGGTCAGCACCGCTCGGTATTTATTGCTGAGCAACTGGCGAATCATTTCCTGGTGCTGGGGAAAAATGTCCAGCGTCGCCACCGCACACTGGAGAAATTACATGCCCCGGGTTGAGAATCAGGTCGCGGTCATCAACAAGCTGGGATTGCATGCCCGGGCAGCAATCAAACTGGTGCAACTGGTTGCGAATTTTCAGGCAAAAATCACTCTGTGTAATGGTGAAAAACAAGCCAGTGCAGACAGTGTCGTTGGCCTGTTAATGCTGGAGGCTGCACAAGGCGAAACGATCCGCGTTATCTGCGATGGCCCGGAAGCCATTGAAGTCATGGACGCAGTGCTTCACCTGTTTGAAGCCCGTTTTGATGAGAACGAATAGCCCGCAACGTTCATTTTGCTTCTGCAGGATGCCGGGTCAGCGCTTTAATTAATGTTCTGATCGCCGGTTGTTGCCGCTCCCCGACCCTGACTGCCGCATGTAAACGCCGCCACAAACCATCACCCAGCGCTTTCGAAATGATTAATTGCTGTTGTTCAAATTCCCGGCAAACCCAATCCGGTAACACGGTAATGCCCCATCCGGCCGCCACCATTTGTGTCAACATCAGGGTATTCTCGAGCGTCTTTATCTGTTTAGGTTTAAGACCTGCCGGCTGCATAAAATGACGCAGCACATCCAGCCGTTGTGGTACGACCGGATAGGTAAGTAACACTTCATCACTCAGATTTTCTGCGGTAATCAGCTCAGCACTGGCCAGCGGATGAGTTACCGGCAATACCAGCCGCATTTCAAAATCAAATAATGGTGCATAGTAAATCCCATTCTCCGGCAACAGATCGGCGGTTAATACCATATCCAGTTCTCCCTGCAGCAGCGCTTGCTGCGGAGTAAAATCAAGCTGACTGGCAAATGTCAGTTCCAGATCAGGATAACGTTGCTGCAACTGTTGCAATGCCGGCGTCAGCCAGCGGATACAGCTGTGACACTCCACGTTGATACGCAGCTGAACCGGCTGCAGGTCGCGCCGCAGATAATGCACTACCTCGTCCACCTGCGGTAATACAGATTCCGCGAGCGTTACCAGTCTGAGTCCATCCGCAGTGAAATTCAGCGGCTTACTTTTCCGCAAAAACAGCGGCCCACCCAAACGTTGCTCCAGCTCGGTTAACTGATGGGATAAAGCAGACTGACTCAGATTTAGCATATCTGCCGCTGCCGCCAGCGAGCCTTGCTGCTTTAAGGCTAATAGTGACCGGAGATGTTTCAGTTCAAACATGAAAAACCTGCAAGTTGCGGATGCAAAGAATGCACTGGTACTGACTAAGGTAACGCGGAAATATAGCCATGTAAACATCCGGACATCTAAACATCCAATCGGAGCAAGCATGACTTTTACTACGCATACCCTAGGTTTTCCCCGTATCGGATTACAGCGGGAACTGAAACAAGCACTGGAAGCCTATTGGGCAGGAAATATTACACAAACAGCATTATTACAAACTGGCAGGAATCTGCGTCACCGCCACTGGCAATGGCAGCAACAAGCCGGGGTAGATCTCTTGCCCGTCGGCGATTTCGCCTGGTATGACCATGTACTGACCACCAGCCTGATGGTAGGAAATGTGCCTCCGCGCCACCAGAACAGCGATGGCAGTGTCGATCTGGATACGCTGTTCCGGATTGCCCGCGGACGCGCACCAACCGGGAAGCAAGCTCCGGCCGCAGAGATGAGTAAATGGTTTAATACGAATTATCATTATCTGGTCCCCGAGTTTCATGCTGAGCAGGAATTTAAACTGAGCTGGACTCAGTTATTCGATGAAACCGACGAAGCACTTACTGCCGGTTATCGAGTTAAACCGGTATTACTCGGTCCGCTAAGCTACCTCTGGCTGGGTAAAACCAAAGGCACCGCATTTGATAAACTGTCACTGCTACCGCAATTGCTGGCCGTCTATCAGCAAATCCTGCAGAAACTGGCCGCGCAAAAAATCGAATGGGTACAAATTGATGAACCCGTACTGGCATTAGACCTTCCGGCTGAATGGCAGCAGGCATATCTGTCGGCGTATCAGCAGTTGCAGGGTTCCGGCTGTAAATTGCTGTTAACGACTTATTTAGGTGGTATCGCCCACCAACTCGACTGGTTACCCAAGCTTGATGTCGACGGCCTTCACCTGGATGCGGTGGCCGGTAAAAACGAATTAGCACCGACTCTGGCCGCAATTCCGGCACACTGGCAGCTGTCACTGGGAGTTATCAACGGGCGCAATATCTGGCGGGCTAATTTGCATGAACTGTATGCACAGCTGACTGAACTGAAGCAAACGCATCGGGACTTTTGGTTGGGCACATCCTGTTCGTTATTACATAGCCCGATAGATTTACAGGCAGAACACGGATTGGAGCCGGAAATCAAAAGCTGGTTCGCGTTTGCCCGGCAGAAGTGTACCGAGTTGCATCTGCTGCAGCGGACACTGCGCGAACCGGACGATCAGAAAATCCTGACCTTGCAAGCCTACAGTGCACCGCTGCGGCAACGACAACAATCCGTTCGCGTACAGGATGAGACCATTCAGGCCGCAGTCGCGGCGATCCGTCCGGAAGATGCCGAACGTAACGCAGTTTATGCACTGCGCGCAACAGAACAACAGGTTCGCTTCCAGTTGCCGGACTGGCCAACCACGACCATCGGCTCCTTCCCGCAAACCGGCGAGATCCGCACCTTACGCCGTCGCTTTAAACAAGGCGAAATCGATCTGGAAACTTATGAACAGGGTCTGAAACAGGAAATCGCTTATGCCGTAACAGAACAGGAACAGATAGGTCTGGATGTTCTGGTACATGGTGAAGCGGAACGTAATGACATGGTGGAATATTTCGGTGAACAGCTGACAGGCTACGCTTTCACACAAAATGGCTGGGTACAGAGTTACGGCTCCCGCTGCGTCAAACCGCCGGTGATTGTCGGCGATATCAGCCGCCCGGCGGCGATGACCGTACGCTGGAGTCAGTACGCCCAGTCCCTGACCAGCAAACCCATGAAAGGCATGCTGACAGGCCCGATTACCATGCTGTGCTGGTCATTCCCGCGTGAGGATATATCACGGGAAACCATGGCATTACAGCTGGCACTGGCCTTACGTCATGAAGTTCAGGATCTGGAAAAAGCCGGGATCGGGATTATTCAGATTGATGAACCGGCACTGCGTGAAGGTTTACCACTGCGTCAGCAGGAGCAGGCTGCGTATCTCAACTGGGCAGTAAAAGCCTTTAAACTGACCGCCGCCGGTGTCGCAGATGATACGCAGATCCATACCCACATGTGTTATTGCGAGTTCGGTGATGTCATGCCATCCATTATCGCACTGGATGCCGATGTGATTACCCTGGAAACCTCCCGTTCCGATATGGAATTACTGGATGTGTTCCATCATCAGGCATATCCGAACGATATTGGCCCGGGCGTTTATGACATCCACTCACCGAATGTGCCAACGGTGGAATGGATAACACAGTTGCTGCAAAAGGCCCGGCAGCACATCCCGACAGAACGTCTTTGGGTAAACCCGGATTGCGGACTGAAAACGCGCGGCTGGCCGGAAACCCGTACGGCACTCAGCAACATGGTTGAAGCCGCCCGATTATTGCGTCAATAATCCGTCACCCTGACCAGTCAGCAATCGCCCGCTGACTGGTTTTCCTCTCTTCACCCGCATTCAGAGAACATGCTACTCTGTCGTTCATTCATGATTTATGTGAACTATTTCACTAACGAGAGAGAAGATGCTGTTCTGGAATGCAGATCCGATTTTAATTCAGCTCGGCCCGATTGCTGTCCACTGGTACGGCGCACTGTTCGCCACCGGCTTTTTACTGGGCTATCAGTTAATGCAACGGATCTACCGTCAGGAAGGTCGCCCCACAGAACAACTGGATAAATTACTGACTTACATTTTCATCGGAACTGTCGTTGGTGCGCGTCTGGCGCATACCCTGATCTATGAACCGGAATATTATCTGGCACATCCGATCGACATTCTGAAAATCTGGGAAGGTGGACTGGCCAGTCATGGCGGTGGTATTGGTGTACTGCTTGCGATTTGGTTGTTTGTCCGTCAGCATCCGGAAAACAAATTCCTCTGGCTGGCCGATCGTCTGGCCATTCCAACGGCATTAACCGGATGCTTTATCCGTCTGGGTAACTTCATGAACTCGGAAATTATCGGCAATTCGACTGATGGCAGCTGGGGTGTGGTCTTTGAGCGTATTGATACGCTGCCGCGTCATCCGGTACAGCTTTATGAGGCCGCCAGCTATTTTGCGATTTTCGTCTTATTGCTGATGTTGTTCCGTACCACGAAAAGCAAACAAACGGGTTTCCTGTTCGGTCTGTTTCTGACGTTGGTATTCGCGGCCCGTTTCATTATTGAATATTTCAAAACCCCGCAAGCTGCTTACGAAGCCGGAAATCTGATCTCGGTAGGACAATGGCTGAGCGTGCCATTTGTACTGGCTGGTATCGTTCTGATGCTTCTGTCTGCGAAGGAAAAAGCCCGCTGATATCTGACGGCAGTGATACTGTTAGCACCACCGTATCACTGCCGGATCTGGCAGTTTCAACTCTACCCGCTGGCATAGACAATCGGGATCTGACTCCATTACAGCAGAGCCACCATGCGCTCAGACGGCTTTACCTTCCTTGAACTGATCATCACGCTGGCAGTCGCGGCTATTTTATTGCTTGTTGGTATTCCCGGTTTACAGCACTTACTCGCCGAGAGTGCTCTGCAGACCGAAGGGTTTTCCTTGCATAACGCCTTGCACCGCGCCAGAAGCCAGGCGATAGATCATCAGACCGATGTAATTGTCTGTCTGGCTGATAAGCAGGAACAGTGCGTTAAACAAGGTTTCACCCACCTGCTCCTGTTTAACGACCAGGATCAGAACAGAAAATTCTCCGCCAGTCAAAATGGCGATACCATCCTGCTCCGGCATGCATTACCCGGCCCGGCTCTGACAATCACCACCAATCAATTACACTTTGTTTTTCAGCCCGATGGCACACAAGCCGGAACCCCGGGCACGATTAGTCTCTGCGGCTCAGGAATGAGCGAAGGGATAGGAATCGCCATCGCCATGAGCGGACGGGTACGACAACAGAAAATCAGCTGCTCTTAGCTGCAAGATGACTAATACTCCGAGGGATATTCCGCGATCTTGCGAGGTTTCAGCGCGTCCGCCAAAGAGATCACCGGTGAAGCACAACCCGTTTGGCTGTCAGCAACATCATTTATTCCGGTTATCCACAATTGCCCTGTTTCCGTTTGATATGCCAGCCCAGGATTTTCCAGTAATCGATCATGCATCTGACTTACGAACGCTGTCGCACCACTAAAAGCACCAGAGACCAGATCGATCTGGTACAAACGGGTAACACCAATTGAGGGTTGTCCGTTAGCTGAATGGCCTGCAGGAGCAAAAGAGGTAAACCATACTTTCCCGGCAACAACATAACCGTTGCCAAATACCTGCTCCTGCTGAGCCTGATCTAAATTCACATACCAACCCTGCATAAAGACACCGGGCGGTGTCTTATCGTTGCTTTGTGAATAGG is a window from the Tolumonas auensis DSM 9187 genome containing:
- the kdsC gene encoding 3-deoxy-manno-octulosonate-8-phosphatase KdsC, encoding MSDYIATPYGTVEKRIMALAAEIRLLVCDVDGVLSDGRIYMGNDGEELKTFHTHDGFGIKALLNAGIDVAVITGRSSNIVQRRMQALGVQHIYQGQGDKLPAFEALLDKLELSASQAAYIGDDVIDLPVMHNAALGIAVVNAHPLVLQKADLVTRTSGGYGAVREVCDLILQAHGQLDSAQGTSV
- the lptC gene encoding LPS export ABC transporter periplasmic protein LptC; the protein is MINRQTLLILLLFLVSLLAWQWSSQHDNQNTLLQKKDLSLPSFTASKLHNQRYSADGKLTDIFTADQALYYQHNKVTDAVHPVLQTFEPNGQKAWNVSANSGQMISNDRLILRDSVLIKNHNPALNIDRMQTSYLEMDMNSRQISSDKPVTIDSPDYHVQGVGLHADLNTKRYQILDKGHATYFKPR
- the lptA gene encoding lipopolysaccharide transport periplasmic protein LptA, whose amino-acid sequence is MQLTLSHASFGLLLLLSVSAQAKQSDYQQPVVVDSVSQEAELNENKVTFLQDVTITQGSIIIHADKVVVLRHEKGNDEMIATGRPATFFQILDNGKPVNASASELRYQLKDRLVTLTGKAELKQDDNQVNGDVIRYDIQKQQMIAQSSGKGSRVKTIFLPQEIEEFNKAGKP
- the lptB gene encoding LPS export ABC transporter ATP-binding protein, with the protein product MTLLQASGLKKSYKGRQVVQNVSLQVATGQVVGLLGPNGAGKTTSFYMIVGLVPQDGGTVMIDQLDITAMPMHQRARHGIGYLPQEASIFRRLTVEENLLGVLQLRSELSRAEQKEKMEALLEEFHIGHIRKNTGMSLSGGERRRVEIARALAVEPRFILLDEPFAGVDPISVIDIKRIIEHLRDRGLGVLITDHNVRETLDVCEKAYIVSHGNLIAEGSPAEILQNEHVKQVYLGEGFTL
- a CDS encoding RNA polymerase factor sigma-54 encodes the protein MKPTLQLRLGQQLAMTPQLQQAIRLLQLSTLELQQEIQQAIDANPLLEQEDESDIATPEIPDDDDFTPPDSSEEMAQAQENMPEELPMDTTWDEVYTAAGSTSSGSGLMNSDEESVYQGETAESLQDYLLWQMRLTPFSEQDAAIALTIIDSIDESGYLSASLEEIQQAVSADDELVEMDEIETVLKRIQHFDPVGVAARSVQECLLIQLNQFTADTPWLNEARLAIKDHMDLLGSRDYRNLARKLQLKEGDLKEILQLIQTLEPRPGSRIIPSESSYVIPDVAVLKKSNRWVVELNPDAMPKVRINETYASMARHARNSSDSQFIRSHLQEAKWFIKSLESRNETLLKVANCIVQQQQDFFEYGEEAMKPMVLNDVAEEVEMHESTISRVTTQKYMHTPRGIFELKYFFSSHVNTDSGGECSSTAIRALIKKLVAAENPAKPLSDSKIADLLTEQGIMVARRTIAKYRESLSIPPSSQRKRLL
- the hpf gene encoding ribosome hibernation promoting factor translates to MQINLSGHHIELTDALRDYVTSKFARLERHFEHINNVQVILTVEKLKQIAEAKLNVNGGEIFANAQDDSMYAAIDALMDKLDRQIIKYKEKLASK
- the ptsN gene encoding PTS IIA-like nitrogen regulatory protein PtsN translates to MLISEILSADCTKSAVPCSSKKRVLEIISELAAPRLGLDEQKIFDSLQAREKMGTTGIGSAIAIPHGRIPDGYPVTGILLTLEQPIPFDAIDNQPVDLLFAMLVPESECKTHLKTLALVAEKFNDKNFCRQLRLAESDEALYQQMING
- the rapZ gene encoding RNase adapter RapZ, which codes for MKLIVVSGRSGSGKTVALRVLEDLGYYCVDNLPVSLLFQLVAELRGKYDQIAVSIDVRNLPATAEDLVSILDEIRQHQDLQFSSFFFDADNATLLKRYGESRRLHPLSRQQFTLAQAIRQETDLLSPLSSSADLRIDTSHISIHELSEQIRERVLGKKEHELVMVFESFGFKHGIAKDADFVFDARFLPNPHWIAELKPLTGLDEPVQRYLQSQPDVVKYINQLISLLETWLPQLERNNRSYVTVAIGCTGGQHRSVFIAEQLANHFLVLGKNVQRRHRTLEKLHAPG
- a CDS encoding HPr family phosphocarrier protein; amino-acid sequence: MPRVENQVAVINKLGLHARAAIKLVQLVANFQAKITLCNGEKQASADSVVGLLMLEAAQGETIRVICDGPEAIEVMDAVLHLFEARFDENE
- a CDS encoding LysR substrate-binding domain-containing protein yields the protein MFELKHLRSLLALKQQGSLAAAADMLNLSQSALSHQLTELEQRLGGPLFLRKSKPLNFTADGLRLVTLAESVLPQVDEVVHYLRRDLQPVQLRINVECHSCIRWLTPALQQLQQRYPDLELTFASQLDFTPQQALLQGELDMVLTADLLPENGIYYAPLFDFEMRLVLPVTHPLASAELITAENLSDEVLLTYPVVPQRLDVLRHFMQPAGLKPKQIKTLENTLMLTQMVAAGWGITVLPDWVCREFEQQQLIISKALGDGLWRRLHAAVRVGERQQPAIRTLIKALTRHPAEAK
- the metE gene encoding 5-methyltetrahydropteroyltriglutamate--homocysteine S-methyltransferase — its product is MTFTTHTLGFPRIGLQRELKQALEAYWAGNITQTALLQTGRNLRHRHWQWQQQAGVDLLPVGDFAWYDHVLTTSLMVGNVPPRHQNSDGSVDLDTLFRIARGRAPTGKQAPAAEMSKWFNTNYHYLVPEFHAEQEFKLSWTQLFDETDEALTAGYRVKPVLLGPLSYLWLGKTKGTAFDKLSLLPQLLAVYQQILQKLAAQKIEWVQIDEPVLALDLPAEWQQAYLSAYQQLQGSGCKLLLTTYLGGIAHQLDWLPKLDVDGLHLDAVAGKNELAPTLAAIPAHWQLSLGVINGRNIWRANLHELYAQLTELKQTHRDFWLGTSCSLLHSPIDLQAEHGLEPEIKSWFAFARQKCTELHLLQRTLREPDDQKILTLQAYSAPLRQRQQSVRVQDETIQAAVAAIRPEDAERNAVYALRATEQQVRFQLPDWPTTTIGSFPQTGEIRTLRRRFKQGEIDLETYEQGLKQEIAYAVTEQEQIGLDVLVHGEAERNDMVEYFGEQLTGYAFTQNGWVQSYGSRCVKPPVIVGDISRPAAMTVRWSQYAQSLTSKPMKGMLTGPITMLCWSFPREDISRETMALQLALALRHEVQDLEKAGIGIIQIDEPALREGLPLRQQEQAAYLNWAVKAFKLTAAGVADDTQIHTHMCYCEFGDVMPSIIALDADVITLETSRSDMELLDVFHHQAYPNDIGPGVYDIHSPNVPTVEWITQLLQKARQHIPTERLWVNPDCGLKTRGWPETRTALSNMVEAARLLRQ
- the lgt gene encoding prolipoprotein diacylglyceryl transferase — encoded protein: MLFWNADPILIQLGPIAVHWYGALFATGFLLGYQLMQRIYRQEGRPTEQLDKLLTYIFIGTVVGARLAHTLIYEPEYYLAHPIDILKIWEGGLASHGGGIGVLLAIWLFVRQHPENKFLWLADRLAIPTALTGCFIRLGNFMNSEIIGNSTDGSWGVVFERIDTLPRHPVQLYEAASYFAIFVLLLMLFRTTKSKQTGFLFGLFLTLVFAARFIIEYFKTPQAAYEAGNLISVGQWLSVPFVLAGIVLMLLSAKEKAR
- a CDS encoding GspH/FimT family pseudopilin, with translation MRSDGFTFLELIITLAVAAILLLVGIPGLQHLLAESALQTEGFSLHNALHRARSQAIDHQTDVIVCLADKQEQCVKQGFTHLLLFNDQDQNRKFSASQNGDTILLRHALPGPALTITTNQLHFVFQPDGTQAGTPGTISLCGSGMSEGIGIAIAMSGRVRQQKISCS